The proteins below come from a single Pseudomonadota bacterium genomic window:
- a CDS encoding DEAD/DEAH box helicase, whose product NPAIQAQATDRAYRIGQTRPVFAYNLVVAGSVEERIMRWTEPKPSERDGGRSRVQRHQEGLTSSLRVRQ is encoded by the coding sequence GAATCCCGCGATTCAAGCCCAGGCCACCGACCGCGCCTATCGCATCGGGCAGACCCGGCCGGTCTTCGCTTACAACCTCGTTGTGGCGGGGAGCGTCGAAGAGCGCATCATGCGATGGACCGAACCAAAACCGAGTGAGCGAGATGGGGGAAGATCGAGAGTTCAGAGGCATCAGGAAGGGCTGACTTCTTCCTTGCGCGTCAGACAATGA